From the Hymenobacter yonginensis genome, one window contains:
- the pbpC gene encoding penicillin-binding protein 1C, with protein sequence MKRRPLYRLLAGFGLLLLLLLGLDWAFPVPPAPQYSPLVLAVDGSVLHAYLNPTQKWRMKTELREITPVLRAAIIEKEDRWFRWHFGVNPVALVQAAGRNLFGTGRTTGASTITMQVARLLEPKERTLPNKLLEMARAVQLEAHYSKDEILQLYLNLVPYGGNVEGVKSAALLYFQQTPDYLSLAQTVTLAIIPNRPRGLVLGKNNAAVLRERNRWLRRFGAAGLFPAQDVADALLEPLDVQRHPAPTLAPHLSRRLVRQFPHAAIISSSLQRSKQSKAEDLTLGYVRRLRELGITQAAVLVVNNRTRQVEAYVGSADFRDFASQGQNDGVVAVRSPGSTLKPFLYALAMDQGLVTPKLLLPDVPTNFQGYRPENFDKHCNGEVTLEHALAYSLNIPAVRVLNQLGVPAFTDKLRQAGFHSVTRNRTKLGLSSILGGCGASLEELTNLYVTLADEGRYAPLRYRAPHPPAPSPPGEGERDEDVERNHSTPPLPEGRGPGGGVLQQNGNQLISESAAFLTTDILSQLTRPDLPLGAASSMRLPKVAWKTGTSYGRRDAWSIGYNRQYTIGVWVGNFSGQGSPALTGADVATPLLFDLFNALAYNSPNDWFAPPAALDFRLVCTESGLVPGENCPHQVIDYFLPNVSSGQRCQHQREVLVSADGGFAYCRACAPAAGYRRELYPNLLPEVAAYKEAQGIPYRRLPPHNPQCQLVRGGPELAPSITSPTANTEYVLNRREQQQLLLSCTTDNEVRQVHWYVNDQFLRTARATERVFFRPRPGPLKISCADDHGRNTDVLVTVTELE encoded by the coding sequence ATGAAACGCCGCCCCCTTTACCGTCTGCTGGCGGGCTTTGGCCTGTTGCTACTGCTTCTGCTGGGGCTGGACTGGGCGTTTCCGGTGCCGCCGGCCCCGCAGTACTCGCCCCTGGTGCTGGCCGTCGACGGCTCGGTGCTGCACGCCTACCTCAACCCCACTCAGAAGTGGCGGATGAAGACGGAGCTGCGCGAGATTACGCCGGTGCTGCGGGCGGCCATCATCGAGAAGGAGGACCGGTGGTTTCGGTGGCATTTTGGGGTTAACCCCGTGGCCCTGGTACAGGCGGCCGGGCGCAACCTGTTTGGCACGGGGCGCACCACCGGGGCCAGCACCATCACCATGCAGGTGGCCCGGCTGCTGGAACCCAAGGAGCGCACGTTGCCCAACAAGCTGCTGGAAATGGCCCGGGCTGTGCAGCTGGAAGCCCACTACAGCAAAGACGAAATCTTGCAGCTGTACCTGAACCTGGTGCCTTACGGCGGCAACGTGGAAGGCGTGAAATCGGCCGCGCTGCTCTATTTCCAGCAAACGCCCGACTACCTCTCTTTGGCCCAGACCGTGACCTTGGCCATCATTCCGAACCGGCCGCGGGGGCTGGTGCTGGGCAAGAACAACGCGGCCGTGCTCCGGGAACGGAACCGGTGGCTGCGGCGCTTCGGAGCGGCCGGGCTATTCCCGGCGCAGGACGTGGCCGACGCCCTGCTGGAACCCCTGGACGTGCAGCGCCACCCCGCGCCCACCCTGGCCCCGCACCTCTCGCGGCGGCTGGTGCGGCAGTTTCCGCACGCGGCCATTATCAGCAGCAGTTTGCAGCGCAGCAAGCAAAGCAAGGCCGAAGACCTGACCCTGGGCTACGTGCGCCGCCTGCGCGAGCTGGGCATCACGCAGGCGGCCGTGCTGGTGGTGAATAACCGCACCCGGCAGGTGGAAGCCTACGTGGGCTCGGCCGATTTCCGCGACTTCGCCAGCCAGGGCCAGAACGACGGCGTGGTGGCCGTCCGCTCGCCGGGCAGTACGCTCAAGCCGTTTCTGTACGCGCTGGCTATGGACCAGGGCCTCGTGACGCCCAAGCTGCTGCTGCCCGATGTGCCCACCAACTTCCAGGGCTACCGTCCCGAGAACTTCGACAAGCACTGCAACGGCGAAGTAACGCTGGAACACGCCCTGGCCTACTCGCTCAACATCCCGGCCGTGCGCGTGCTCAACCAACTCGGCGTACCCGCCTTCACCGACAAGCTTCGCCAGGCCGGCTTCCACAGCGTCACGCGCAACCGCACTAAGCTGGGTTTGAGCAGCATTTTGGGCGGCTGTGGCGCCAGCCTGGAAGAACTGACAAATCTGTATGTGACGCTGGCCGATGAGGGACGTTACGCGCCGCTGCGTTACCGGGCACCCCACCCCCCAGCCCCCTCCCCTCCGGGAGAGGGGGAGCGTGATGAAGACGTTGAACGAAATCATTCGACTCCCCCTCTCCCGGAGGGGAGGGGGCCGGGGGGTGGGGTCCTCCAACAGAACGGCAACCAGCTCATCTCCGAATCCGCCGCCTTTCTCACCACCGACATCCTCAGCCAGCTTACCCGGCCCGATTTGCCGCTGGGTGCGGCCAGCAGCATGCGCCTGCCCAAAGTAGCCTGGAAAACCGGCACCAGCTACGGCCGCCGCGACGCCTGGAGCATCGGCTACAACCGGCAATACACCATCGGCGTGTGGGTGGGCAACTTCAGCGGCCAGGGCAGCCCCGCCCTCACCGGGGCCGACGTGGCCACGCCGCTGCTGTTCGACCTCTTCAACGCCCTGGCCTACAACTCGCCCAACGACTGGTTTGCGCCCCCGGCAGCGCTGGATTTCCGGCTGGTGTGTACCGAAAGCGGGCTGGTGCCGGGTGAAAACTGCCCCCATCAGGTAATCGACTACTTCTTGCCCAACGTGAGCAGCGGGCAGCGCTGCCAGCACCAGCGCGAGGTGCTGGTATCGGCCGATGGCGGGTTTGCCTACTGCCGGGCCTGCGCTCCGGCGGCCGGCTACCGGCGCGAGCTGTACCCCAACCTGCTGCCCGAGGTGGCAGCCTATAAGGAAGCCCAGGGCATTCCGTACCGCCGGCTGCCGCCCCATAACCCGCAGTGCCAGCTGGTGCGCGGCGGTCCGGAACTGGCCCCCAGCATTACCTCACCCACCGCCAACACTGAGTACGTGCTCAACCGGCGCGAGCAGCAACAGCTCCTGCTCAGCTGCACCACCGACAACGAAGTGCGCCAGGTGCACTGGTACGTGAACGACCAGTTTTTGCGCACGGCCCGGGCCACCGAGCGGGTGTTTTTCCGACCCCGGCCCGGCCCCCTCAAAATCTCCTGCGCCGACGACCACGGCCGCAATACCGACGTGCTGGTGACGGTGACGGAGCTAGAGTAG
- a CDS encoding efflux RND transporter periplasmic adaptor subunit: MNHTLLRPLAFAASILALASCGKKEDEKAAGPPPATPVTLVAARTTDAVYYDEYPATVVALNNVELRSQVAGFITQIYFKDGDLVQKGKPLYEIDRRKYQAAYQQALAGLRSAQAVVQNAQVNLNRYQRLAQQDAIAKQIVDNAATSYSTAQAQVAEAQANVALARTDLDYSVINAPFTGRIGISQVRLGAQVSPGTTLLNTISAEDPMGVDFVIPDTDLSRFADLQRQGGGRQDSTFRLVLPDGTRYAQPGKMLAIDRGVNQQTATVQIRVQFANPKRELKDGMSTVLNVLNRQSGRRLVVPFKAVVEQMGENFVFIAGDSSKAVQRKVQLGPRLRDQIVIMNGIKDGDKVVTEGLNRLRDGGQITTGAPSTAGASAPAAAAK; this comes from the coding sequence ATGAACCATACCCTCCTCCGCCCCCTCGCCTTTGCTGCCAGCATATTGGCGTTGGCCAGCTGCGGCAAGAAAGAAGACGAAAAAGCTGCCGGGCCGCCGCCGGCTACGCCCGTGACGCTAGTGGCCGCCCGCACCACCGACGCCGTATACTACGATGAGTACCCCGCCACCGTGGTAGCCCTCAACAACGTGGAGCTGCGCAGCCAGGTGGCCGGCTTCATCACCCAGATTTACTTCAAGGATGGCGACCTGGTGCAGAAGGGCAAGCCGCTCTATGAGATTGACCGCCGCAAGTACCAGGCCGCCTACCAACAGGCCCTGGCCGGCCTGCGCAGCGCCCAGGCCGTGGTGCAGAACGCCCAGGTGAACCTAAACCGTTATCAGCGGCTGGCCCAGCAGGACGCCATTGCCAAGCAGATTGTGGACAACGCCGCCACCAGCTACTCCACCGCCCAGGCCCAAGTGGCCGAGGCCCAGGCCAACGTGGCCCTGGCCCGCACCGACCTCGACTACTCCGTGATTAACGCGCCGTTTACGGGCCGCATCGGCATTTCGCAGGTGCGGCTGGGGGCGCAGGTGAGCCCCGGCACCACGCTGCTCAACACCATCAGCGCCGAGGACCCGATGGGCGTGGACTTCGTGATTCCGGACACCGACCTGAGCCGCTTTGCCGATTTGCAGCGCCAGGGCGGCGGCCGCCAGGATTCAACGTTCCGCCTCGTGCTGCCCGACGGCACGCGCTACGCCCAGCCCGGCAAGATGCTCGCCATCGACCGGGGCGTAAACCAGCAGACGGCCACCGTGCAGATCCGGGTGCAGTTTGCCAACCCCAAGCGGGAGTTGAAGGACGGCATGAGCACCGTGCTCAATGTGCTCAACCGGCAGTCGGGCCGCCGGTTGGTGGTGCCGTTTAAGGCCGTAGTGGAGCAGATGGGCGAGAACTTCGTGTTCATCGCCGGCGACAGCAGCAAGGCCGTGCAGCGCAAAGTGCAGCTCGGCCCCCGCCTCCGCGACCAAATCGTGATAATGAACGGCATCAAGGACGGCGACAAAGTAGTCACCGAAGGCCTCAACCGCCTCCGCGACGGCGGCCAGATTACCACCGGTGCGCCATCCACAGCCGGCGCCAGCGCCCCTGCCGCAGCCGCCAAGTAA
- a CDS encoding TolC family protein, producing MTHLHQALRLLLGFLWLAPSVALAQSAPPSQPTNQVFTLDQCLNVALANQPVVRQARIDQEIAQANNQVALAGWLPQVGVQGTAQHYFQLPFTIFPDPTTGTLTPRQIGVRNVTTVGLSGTQVIYNNDVYLAARSKRFNNQAATQNTVNVKIATVSDVSKGFYDVLLAQRQLEVFSQDIARLQRNYRDARARYETGIADKTEYLQAEISLNNSLTGRKQAQEAIKARLAYLKQLMGLPPERPLALQYDTLKLELAATMDTAVALNINNRIEIQQLQTQKSLQDITVDYYRLGFLPSLSAFGNYNSVFQNNSASDLYRTRFPNSYAGLQLGLPLFTGFRRTQNLRRARLENTRLDEDVSNTRNQINTEYATALANYKGYYTQYMLGKRNLEASKEVYEVINLQYREGIRAYIDLIVAQTTLRTSQLNYYTALFQLLSSKVDLLRALGELPTEY from the coding sequence ATGACACACCTACACCAGGCGCTCAGGCTTCTGCTTGGCTTTCTATGGCTTGCGCCCAGCGTGGCGCTGGCCCAGTCGGCCCCTCCTTCCCAGCCTACCAACCAGGTTTTCACTCTCGATCAGTGTCTGAATGTGGCCCTGGCTAATCAGCCTGTGGTGCGTCAGGCGCGCATCGACCAGGAAATTGCCCAGGCCAATAACCAGGTGGCGCTGGCCGGCTGGTTGCCGCAAGTGGGCGTGCAGGGCACGGCCCAGCACTATTTCCAGCTGCCGTTCACCATCTTCCCCGACCCCACCACCGGCACGCTCACGCCCCGCCAGATTGGCGTGCGCAACGTGACGACGGTGGGCCTGAGCGGCACCCAGGTGATTTACAACAACGACGTGTACCTGGCCGCCCGCAGCAAGCGGTTCAACAACCAGGCCGCCACCCAAAACACGGTAAACGTGAAGATTGCCACCGTCTCGGACGTGAGTAAGGGCTTCTACGACGTGCTGCTGGCCCAGCGCCAGCTGGAGGTGTTCAGCCAGGATATTGCCCGCTTGCAGCGCAACTACCGCGACGCCCGCGCCCGCTACGAAACCGGCATTGCCGACAAAACCGAGTACCTGCAGGCCGAAATTTCGCTCAACAACTCCCTCACCGGCCGCAAGCAGGCCCAAGAAGCCATTAAGGCGCGCCTGGCCTACCTCAAGCAGCTGATGGGCCTGCCGCCCGAGCGCCCCCTGGCCCTGCAGTACGATACCCTGAAGCTGGAGCTGGCCGCCACCATGGACACGGCCGTGGCCCTGAACATCAACAACCGCATCGAAATCCAGCAGCTCCAGACCCAGAAGTCGTTGCAGGACATTACGGTGGATTACTACCGGCTGGGCTTCCTGCCGTCGTTGTCGGCGTTTGGCAACTACAACTCGGTGTTCCAGAACAACTCGGCCAGCGACCTGTACCGCACCCGCTTCCCGAACTCCTACGCCGGCTTGCAGCTCGGTTTGCCGCTGTTTACCGGCTTCCGGCGCACCCAGAATCTGCGCCGCGCCCGCCTCGAAAACACCCGCCTCGACGAGGACGTGAGCAACACCCGAAACCAGATCAACACCGAGTACGCCACCGCGCTGGCCAACTACAAGGGCTACTACACGCAGTACATGCTGGGCAAGCGCAACCTGGAAGCCTCCAAGGAAGTGTACGAGGTCATCAACCTGCAATACCGAGAGGGCATCCGCGCCTACATCGACCTGATTGTGGCCCAGACTACCCTCCGTACCTCCCAGCTCAACTACTACACCGCCCTGTTCCAGCTCCTGAGCAGCAAAGTAGACCTGCTCCGCGCCCTCGGCGAGCTGCCGACGGAGTATTGA
- a CDS encoding efflux RND transporter permease subunit, which translates to MIAETFIRRPVTAIVTSLVIVLVGVLAILNLPVGQYPEITPPTVSVSGTYTGADAQTVEQTVATPVEVQVNGTPGMTYLQSNSTSNGQMSMTVNFEVGTDINIAALDVQNRVGIAQPTLPQEVQRLGLVVRKRNPSILMLVAMYAPKGTHSTTFLDNYANVFVKDALLRTKGVGDIVSRADDFSMRVWLKPDKLSQLGVTAQEVTAAIQEQNAQIAAGSIGAPPAQTGQTFEYIVFVKGRLTNTEEFGNVIVKTRPDDGSVVYLKDVARLELGKFNYANNSFVDGKRSAYLLVYQAPGANALETYENVVATMDQLKKQFPADLDYVVPFEAASVVKVSIEEVLHTLVEALVLVIIVVFLFLQSWRSTLIPVLAIPVSIIGTFIMFIPLGFTINTLTMFGFVLAIGIVVDDAIVVVEAVEHNMNERGMSPLDATLAAMREISAPVIAIALILAAVFVPVGFIPGITGRLYQQFAITIAISVIISAFVALSLTPALCVLLLKPHKRDENSKGLDKLFYKFNTWFDKVTSKYGRGVQRGIKHSRFVVVILVCIIAGTGLLFAKKPGGFIPTEDEGRIIITFNLPEAASTERTVSTLKGIMKELSEVKGIRHYAGLGGLNAVNFSSKSNSGTVFCQLQPWEEREDKELQLQGLIATIQKRMSRFKEANVVVISPPAIPGLGNTGGFSFVLQEREAGGDIKNFDAQLQNFLGALRKRPEITGAFSFFTANTPGYELTIDREKAKKLGVSISDIGTALRTYLGSAYVNDFTVYGRNFRVVTQADSMYRGDISNLGQYYVRNSSGGMVPLSTLTSYKRNESAPLISHYNLFRSAEINGNAAPGYSSGDAIKALQETAAESLPAGYGFEFSGLTREEQLAGGQTVYIFALSLTFVFLFLAALYESWSVPFSVLLAVPLGAFGAILALIFLPKLTNNVYAQIGLITLIGLSAKNAILIIEFAKERVDKGMPLVDATLEAVRLRLRPIIMTSLAFILGVLPLVFASGAGAQSRQTIGWTVLGGMISATLLAIFIVPVLYVLITRFAYGKEKLAELEANYKPDEEHGGPQEAGPGEDDHSAAPQPA; encoded by the coding sequence ATGATTGCAGAAACCTTTATCCGGCGTCCCGTGACGGCCATTGTCACCTCCCTGGTGATTGTGCTGGTGGGCGTGCTGGCCATCCTGAACCTGCCCGTGGGGCAGTATCCGGAGATTACGCCGCCCACCGTATCCGTGAGCGGAACCTACACCGGCGCCGATGCCCAGACCGTAGAGCAGACCGTGGCCACGCCCGTGGAAGTGCAGGTGAACGGCACCCCCGGCATGACCTACCTGCAAAGCAACAGCACCAGCAATGGGCAGATGAGCATGACGGTGAACTTTGAAGTCGGCACCGACATCAACATTGCCGCTCTTGATGTGCAGAACCGGGTGGGTATTGCCCAGCCCACCCTGCCGCAGGAAGTGCAGCGTCTGGGCTTGGTGGTGCGCAAGCGGAACCCCAGCATTCTGATGCTGGTGGCCATGTACGCCCCCAAAGGCACCCACAGCACCACCTTCCTCGACAACTACGCCAACGTGTTCGTGAAGGACGCGCTGCTGCGCACCAAAGGCGTGGGCGACATCGTGAGCCGCGCCGACGACTTCTCGATGCGCGTGTGGCTCAAGCCCGATAAGCTCAGCCAGCTCGGCGTAACGGCCCAGGAAGTCACGGCCGCCATTCAGGAGCAGAACGCCCAGATTGCGGCCGGCTCCATCGGCGCGCCCCCGGCCCAGACGGGCCAGACGTTTGAGTACATCGTGTTCGTGAAGGGCCGCCTGACCAACACCGAGGAGTTCGGCAACGTCATCGTGAAAACCCGCCCCGACGATGGCTCGGTGGTATACCTCAAGGACGTGGCGCGACTGGAGCTGGGCAAGTTCAACTATGCCAACAACTCCTTCGTGGACGGCAAACGCTCGGCCTACCTGCTCGTGTATCAGGCCCCCGGCGCCAACGCCCTCGAAACCTACGAAAACGTGGTGGCGACCATGGACCAGCTCAAAAAGCAGTTCCCCGCCGACCTCGACTACGTGGTGCCGTTTGAAGCCGCCTCGGTCGTGAAAGTGTCCATCGAGGAAGTGCTGCACACGCTGGTGGAAGCCCTGGTGCTGGTAATCATCGTAGTGTTCCTGTTCCTGCAGAGCTGGCGCTCCACGCTCATTCCGGTGCTGGCCATTCCGGTGTCCATCATCGGCACGTTCATCATGTTTATCCCGCTGGGTTTCACCATCAACACGCTCACCATGTTCGGCTTCGTGCTGGCCATCGGGATTGTGGTGGATGACGCCATTGTGGTAGTGGAAGCCGTGGAGCACAACATGAACGAGCGGGGCATGAGCCCCCTGGATGCCACGCTGGCCGCCATGCGCGAAATTTCGGCCCCGGTTATTGCCATTGCCCTGATTCTGGCGGCGGTATTTGTGCCGGTAGGTTTCATTCCGGGCATCACGGGGCGGTTGTACCAGCAGTTTGCCATCACCATTGCCATTTCCGTGATTATCTCGGCTTTTGTGGCCCTGTCGCTCACGCCGGCGTTGTGCGTGCTGCTGCTCAAGCCCCACAAGCGCGACGAAAACTCGAAAGGCCTCGACAAGCTCTTCTACAAGTTCAATACCTGGTTCGATAAGGTGACCAGCAAGTACGGCCGGGGCGTGCAGCGCGGCATCAAGCACAGCCGCTTCGTAGTCGTGATTCTGGTCTGCATCATTGCCGGCACCGGGTTGCTGTTTGCCAAGAAGCCCGGCGGCTTCATCCCCACCGAGGACGAGGGCCGCATCATCATCACCTTCAACCTGCCCGAAGCCGCCTCTACCGAGCGCACTGTGAGCACGCTCAAGGGCATTATGAAGGAGCTGAGCGAGGTAAAAGGCATCCGGCACTACGCCGGCCTGGGCGGCCTGAACGCCGTCAACTTCTCCTCAAAATCGAACAGCGGCACCGTATTCTGCCAGCTGCAGCCCTGGGAAGAGCGTGAGGACAAGGAGCTGCAGTTGCAGGGCCTGATTGCCACCATCCAGAAGCGCATGAGCCGCTTTAAGGAAGCCAACGTAGTAGTGATTTCGCCGCCGGCTATTCCGGGCCTGGGCAACACCGGCGGCTTCTCGTTCGTGCTTCAGGAGCGCGAGGCGGGCGGCGACATCAAGAACTTCGACGCGCAGCTGCAGAACTTCCTCGGCGCCCTGCGCAAGCGGCCCGAAATCACAGGGGCCTTCTCGTTCTTCACTGCCAATACGCCCGGCTACGAGCTGACCATTGACCGCGAGAAAGCCAAGAAGCTGGGCGTGTCTATCTCCGATATCGGCACCGCGCTGCGCACCTACCTGGGCTCAGCCTACGTGAACGACTTCACGGTGTACGGCCGCAACTTCCGCGTGGTAACCCAGGCCGACAGCATGTACCGCGGCGACATCAGCAACCTGGGCCAGTACTACGTGCGCAACAGCAGCGGCGGCATGGTGCCCCTGAGCACGCTCACCAGCTACAAGCGCAACGAGTCGGCCCCGCTTATCTCGCACTACAACCTGTTCCGCTCGGCCGAAATCAACGGCAACGCGGCTCCCGGCTACTCCTCCGGCGACGCCATCAAGGCCCTGCAGGAAACGGCGGCCGAGTCGTTGCCGGCCGGCTACGGCTTCGAGTTTTCGGGCCTGACCCGCGAGGAGCAATTGGCCGGCGGACAGACGGTGTACATCTTCGCCCTGTCGCTCACGTTCGTGTTCCTGTTCCTGGCGGCGCTGTACGAAAGCTGGTCGGTACCGTTTTCGGTGCTGCTGGCCGTGCCGCTGGGCGCGTTCGGGGCTATCTTGGCGCTGATTTTCCTGCCCAAGCTCACCAACAACGTGTATGCCCAGATTGGCTTGATTACGCTGATCGGCTTGTCGGCCAAGAACGCCATTCTGATCATCGAGTTTGCCAAGGAACGGGTGGATAAGGGCATGCCGCTGGTCGATGCCACCCTGGAAGCCGTGCGCCTGCGCCTGCGCCCCATCATCATGACCTCGCTGGCCTTCATCCTGGGTGTGCTACCGCTGGTATTCGCCTCCGGTGCCGGTGCCCAGAGCCGCCAGACCATTGGCTGGACGGTGCTCGGCGGCATGATTTCGGCCACCCTGCTGGCCATCTTCATCGTGCCGGTGCTCTACGTGCTCATCACCCGCTTCGCCTACGGCAAGGAGAAGCTGGCCGAGCTGGAAGCCAACTACAAACCCGACGAAGAGCACGGCGGCCCCCAAGAAGCCGGCCCCGGCGAAGACGACCATTCCGCCGCCCCACAACCAGCCTAA
- a CDS encoding transposase gives MDSGLYQDKYRIASTRWHVYDYSQNGAYFVTICTHKRRRYFGEIQAGQAIGKAAVLTPTPLAERALTCWQEIPDHFAFAVPDAFVVMPDHVHGIIFFHKPDTNTEAAATFGPQSQNLAAVVRGFKVGVKAWATRNGVEFMWQQGYFDRVVRNEVELQKAREYIRNNPSQWSADHEKADGLFR, from the coding sequence ATGGACTCCGGGCTGTATCAGGATAAATACCGTATTGCTTCAACCCGCTGGCATGTATACGATTACAGCCAGAACGGTGCGTATTTCGTCACTATCTGCACGCATAAACGACGCCGGTATTTTGGGGAGATACAAGCTGGACAAGCCATAGGTAAAGCAGCAGTATTGACTCCCACTCCTCTGGCAGAGCGGGCCTTGACATGTTGGCAGGAAATACCGGACCACTTTGCTTTTGCAGTACCGGACGCTTTTGTCGTGATGCCTGACCATGTACACGGCATCATCTTCTTCCACAAACCGGATACGAATACGGAAGCCGCTGCCACGTTCGGCCCACAAAGCCAGAATCTGGCGGCTGTCGTGCGAGGCTTCAAAGTAGGCGTGAAGGCGTGGGCAACGCGCAATGGCGTGGAATTCATGTGGCAGCAGGGGTATTTTGACCGGGTGGTACGCAACGAAGTCGAGCTACAGAAGGCGCGGGAATACATTCGCAATAATCCTTCTCAGTGGTCGGCTGACCATGAGAAAGCAGACGGCTTGTTCCGCTGA